DNA from Armatimonadota bacterium:
AGGTTGCGCCGCGTGCTTACAGGGACCGTCCCGGGCGTGAGCCGCACCTCCAACCCCACCAGCGGCCGGGCGGCTGCGACCGCTGGCAAAGATTACCAGGTCGGATTAGCGAAGCCCGGGTGCGGGATGCTGCGGATCCGGCCCTGGCTAGATCCCTCACGCAGGCGGGGCAAGTCCAAATCGCCCAGGAAGTTCGCAAACCGATCTAGTCACCACCGATAGGTACCGAAGGTGGCCTGCGTGCACCCGGCTACCTGCTTGTTGAGCAGGAAGGCCTCGACCAAGGTGGTGAACCCTGGCTTTCCGGGCCGCTCTATTGAGGTCGCGGGCGGCTGAAACTCTTGCGGTACAAGCGCTGGCGCGCCCGGAGGGATTCGAACCCCCGACCCGCTGCTTAGAAGGCAGCCGCTCTCTCCCCTGAGCTACGGGCGCGGCCCTGCTCATTCTACTGCGCCGGAGCACGATCCGGGAATCGCTCCAACAGGAAGGGGACGGGGAGGCCTCCCATCAGCGCCCACGGGCAAGACCCTGGGACCGACCGACGATGGCGCGGGGTGCTCCGTGTGGTATAATCCCCCTGGCTCACGGAGGCACGGTGGCCGTAGCTCAACGGCAGAGCACCAGACTGTGGCTCTGGGGGTTGGGGGTTCAAATCCCCTCGGCCACCCCAGCAGAACCCCGAGGGTAGGAGAGGACTGTTCTGCAGGGTTCGACTTGGCGGGAGCCTCTTGACAGTAGTGTACTCTGTATACAAAACTCTGTATTGAACTAGCCGTATGGAGACCGATCGAGGCGGTGGCCCGTGCTGGCCCGGGATGCGGAGCGCCTGATCCGGTCCGAGGTCCTTCCCCTGGAGCGCTCCGAGATCAGCGCGCAGATCGCGGAGATCCTGGCCAACGAGATCATCCAGGGTCGCCTGCCCGGAGGTACCAGGCTCCGGGAAGAGGCCTTGGCCGCCCAATTTAAGACCAGCCGCACGCCGGTCCGGGAAGCCCTCCGACGCCTGGAGCGAGAGCACCTGGTGGAGCACATCCCCCGTCGAGGGTTCGTGGTGGCGACCATCCACGCCCGTGCCGTCGCGGGGATCTATCTCTGTCGGGCCTGGCTTCACGGCCTGGCCGCCCGGCAGGCCACCCTGGTCGCCACGCAGGCGGAGATCGAGGAGCTCGAGAGCTTCGTCCGCCAGATGCGCCAGGCCTTAGAGCCCCCGAATGTGCCGGAACTGTTCCGCCTCAACGTGATCTTCCACCAGCGGATCGCGGAGATCGCCCAGAACCCAACCCTGGAGGAGATCCTGCGCGGGCTGGGACGGCCCATTCTGCGCCTTCGGTACATGTCCATCTCCGTTCCGGGACGGGCGGAGGCGTCCGTGCGGGCCCATGAGGAGATCATGACAGCGTTCCGCGCCCGGGACCCCATCCGCGTGGAAACCCTGGTCCGCGAGAACATCCTGGCCGCGGGGGAGGCGATTCTGCGCCACTACTTCCCCGAGGAACTGGGCCGGGATCCCACGCTCCTGGAGACTTATCTGACCACGGGATACGGCCGGCCGCAGGCCTCCGTTCAGCCCGTGGCCTCGGCTCTCTCTGGGGTAGGAAAGGCCGGGGAGGGTGTTGATCGCAGGGGGCGCAAAACCGAAAGCGGGAGGAGGGCAAAGCCGTGAGACGCGTGGCCTTTCAGACGGGATTGGCCGGCTTTGTGGTGACGGTCCTGATCGTGTGCTCCGTCTCGTCCGTTCCCGCCCAGGCCCCGGTACGGCTCCGGGTGGGCATCATTCCCATCGTGGATCTGCTCCAGCTGTTCGTGGCAGACGCCAAGGGCTACTTCGCAGAGGAAGGCTTGCGGGTGGAGACCACGACCATGGCGGGAGGTGCGCAGATCGCCCCCGCGGTGGAAGGGGGCAGTCTGGATGTGGGATGGTCCAATGTCGTCTCCATCCTGCTGGCCCGGGAGCGGGGGTTTGACTTCGTGTTCTTCGCACCGGGAGCGTTCGAGGTGGATCCCCACAACCGCGTCCACCAGTTGTTGGTCCCCGCGGACTCCCCGGTGCGCGGGGCGCGGGACCTCGTGGGCAAGACCGTGGCGGTCAACACCCTGGCGAACATCCCCTACCTCGCGGCCCTCGCGTGGCTCGACCAGCACGGGGTGAATCCGGTCCAGGTCCGGTTCGTGGAAATTCCGTTCCCCGATATGCCGGCGGCCCTGAGCGGGAAGCGGGTGGATGCCGCGGTGGTCATCGAGCCCTTCGCGAGCGTGGCGTTGGCCCAGGGGGTTGCTCGGGTACTGGATCC
Protein-coding regions in this window:
- a CDS encoding ABC transporter substrate-binding protein, with translation MRRVAFQTGLAGFVVTVLIVCSVSSVPAQAPVRLRVGIIPIVDLLQLFVADAKGYFAEEGLRVETTTMAGGAQIAPAVEGGSLDVGWSNVVSILLARERGFDFVFFAPGAFEVDPHNRVHQLLVPADSPVRGARDLVGKTVAVNTLANIPYLAALAWLDQHGVNPVQVRFVEIPFPDMPAALSGKRVDAAVVIEPFASVALAQGVARVLDPRPFAVFGRRVLVASWFAKRSWLDRNRQAAAAFNRAIRRANEFILRRPGEARALIPRYTRVPADVAERMPLPGFFSTVFDSDVQPVVEAAVKHGLLRRPLALGDILVRGLR
- a CDS encoding GntR family transcriptional regulator; amino-acid sequence: MLARDAERLIRSEVLPLERSEISAQIAEILANEIIQGRLPGGTRLREEALAAQFKTSRTPVREALRRLEREHLVEHIPRRGFVVATIHARAVAGIYLCRAWLHGLAARQATLVATQAEIEELESFVRQMRQALEPPNVPELFRLNVIFHQRIAEIAQNPTLEEILRGLGRPILRLRYMSISVPGRAEASVRAHEEIMTAFRARDPIRVETLVRENILAAGEAILRHYFPEELGRDPTLLETYLTTGYGRPQASVQPVASALSGVGKAGEGVDRRGRKTESGRRAKP